The genome window GCGCCGGCTGCTGGCCGAGACGAGCGCGCGCGCCAAGCGGCTGCTGGAGTAGCTCGCGTCCCCTAGGAGCCTGTCCGGGTAAGCGGTGTTGACAGAGAGTGACTGTAGCCGAGCGCGGCCGAGCCGCGCCGTCTCGGCGACTACCGCTTGGCGAGCTTGAGCAGGTTGTGGGCGGTGCAGACCAGCGCCCACTCGCGCTGCGCCTTGGTGATGCCCCGCATGCTCATGCTGCGAAATCCCCGCGCCGCCTTGATCTGCCCAAAGACCGGTTCGACCGTCTGCTTGCGGAGTCGGTAGCGACTTCGATACCCGCCCTGCTTCAGCTTGCGTTTCATCCGTCGCGTCCGCGTGCCGAGTAATTTCGGTCTGCCGTTTTGGTGTTTCTTCTCTCGGCCCGCCGCGACGTAGCCCTCGATTCGCCGCTTCTCCAGCGCCGCCAAGTTCGCTTCCGACAAGTACCCGTTGTCCGCCGAGAGCTCCTCGGGGTTGCGCCCCAGATTCTCGCGGATCTGCTTCACCATCGGCACCAGCTGCTGCACGTCGTTCTGCGCCGCCTCCACCGCGTGCGCGACCACCACCTGTGCATGCGCATCCACCGCCGCCTGGCAGTTGTAGCCCTGCTCGAAGCCGTTCTTCGTCTTGAGGATCTTGCTGTCCGGGTCGGTGAAGTTGAGCTGCGCCTTGTCGTGCGGCTCGCCGTTCGGCTTGGGTCGCTTCTTCGAGCGGCCCCGCGGCGGCTTGTCGGGGCCGTCGTCGTCGGGCTTGGGCAGCTCCGGCTTCATGCCGGCCGCAAGCTGCGCCTTCGCTTGCGCTTCGAGGCGCGCCTTCGCCGCCTGGATCTTCTCCAGCCGCTGCTGCTTGTTCGTGACCCACTCCGGCAGCACGTCGCCTTGGCGGTCGCCGAACTCCCCGTCCTCTTCCTCGTCGGCCTGCTTCGCCTTCTCGAACCAGCTGGCGATCTCGGCCTGCAGCTCCTGCTCGGTCTTCTTCATGCGCGCGTAGCTCATCGCCTTGTGCTTGGAGGCGTTGGCTTTCACCTTCGTACCATCGAGCGCGACGTGGCCGAGCTTGACCAGCCCCGCCTCGCAGCACAGCAGGAGCACCTGCTGGAAGAGGCCGGAGAGCGCCTCGAGGTGCCGCAGCCGAAAGT of Deltaproteobacteria bacterium contains these proteins:
- a CDS encoding IS1182 family transposase, translated to MAKTFREWPVDQAWLLPPSVRELLPASDPAHFVRDVVREQLDLSAILSTYTEERGYPPYHPAMLTALILFGYTQGVYSSRKIARGCHARVDFMAVTAMQKPDFRTISDFRLRHLEALSGLFQQVLLLCCEAGLVKLGHVALDGTKVKANASKHKAMSYARMKKTEQELQAEIASWFEKAKQADEEEDGEFGDRQGDVLPEWVTNKQQRLEKIQAAKARLEAQAKAQLAAGMKPELPKPDDDGPDKPPRGRSKKRPKPNGEPHDKAQLNFTDPDSKILKTKNGFEQGYNCQAAVDAHAQVVVAHAVEAAQNDVQQLVPMVKQIRENLGRNPEELSADNGYLSEANLAALEKRRIEGYVAAGREKKHQNGRPKLLGTRTRRMKRKLKQGGYRSRYRLRKQTVEPVFGQIKAARGFRSMSMRGITKAQREWALVCTAHNLLKLAKR